One genomic segment of Salinigranum rubrum includes these proteins:
- a CDS encoding CBS domain-containing protein, whose protein sequence is MVTQEYETAEPETRVGAVRSELETATTEAVLVVDEDVTGAVLPRDLLRSRLSDDAEVQSIQRRVPAVDSETGVREVARLLVENETTIAPVFDGEAFRGVVTRDSLLRAVSDSLSAIDVADVYTTEPATVDRKTAMGELVNDLRENDLTRLPVLDDGDLVGVATTDDLVEFVVRSAQAPSAGDRGGEKADLLELPVENVMSRPAETTTPTRTVQSAVERMLETGYDGLAVVTDDTHGDLIGVISKTDVLQALVVAESERLDVQVTNPEYLRTEEREEVPRRIEAIVEKDQKLDVIDAQVDFQKHDEELRGQSLFRCQIRLFTDEDQVAGTGEGYGAADALSTALETLERNVLDLKNQRTAEKPHGQVPQEPSDR, encoded by the coding sequence ATGGTAACTCAGGAGTACGAGACTGCCGAGCCAGAGACACGCGTCGGTGCGGTTCGCTCCGAACTGGAGACGGCCACGACGGAGGCCGTCCTGGTCGTCGACGAGGACGTGACCGGCGCGGTGCTTCCGCGTGACCTCCTCCGGTCGCGGCTGAGCGACGACGCCGAGGTGCAGTCGATCCAGCGGCGCGTTCCGGCGGTCGACAGCGAGACGGGCGTCCGCGAGGTCGCTCGCCTCCTCGTCGAGAACGAGACCACGATCGCCCCGGTGTTCGACGGCGAGGCATTTCGGGGCGTCGTCACCCGAGACAGCCTGCTTCGAGCCGTGTCGGACTCGCTCTCGGCGATCGACGTCGCGGACGTCTACACGACCGAACCGGCGACGGTCGACCGCAAGACGGCGATGGGCGAACTCGTCAACGACCTCCGCGAGAACGACCTCACTCGGCTGCCGGTTCTCGACGACGGGGACCTCGTCGGCGTGGCGACGACGGACGACCTCGTCGAGTTCGTCGTTCGAAGCGCGCAGGCACCGTCGGCCGGCGACCGCGGCGGCGAGAAGGCCGACCTGCTCGAACTGCCGGTCGAGAACGTCATGAGCCGTCCCGCGGAGACGACGACTCCCACCCGGACGGTCCAGTCGGCGGTCGAGCGGATGCTGGAGACGGGCTACGACGGACTCGCGGTCGTCACCGACGATACTCACGGCGACCTGATCGGCGTAATCTCGAAGACGGACGTGCTCCAAGCGCTCGTCGTCGCCGAGTCGGAACGGCTCGACGTCCAGGTGACGAACCCCGAGTATCTCCGGACCGAAGAGCGCGAGGAGGTTCCAAGGCGCATCGAGGCCATCGTCGAGAAGGACCAGAAACTGGACGTGATCGACGCGCAGGTCGACTTCCAGAAGCACGACGAGGAACTCCGCGGCCAGTCGCTGTTCCGGTGTCAGATACGGCTGTTCACCGACGAGGACCAGGTCGCCGGGACCGGCGAGGGGTACGGCGCGGCCGACGCGCTGTCGACCGCACTGGAGACGCTCGAACGGAACGTCCTCGACCTGAAGAACCAGCGAACGGCCGAGAAGCCGCACGGACAGGTACCGCAGGAACCCAGCGACCGGTAG
- a CDS encoding carboxypeptidase regulatory-like domain-containing protein — protein sequence MQRNALIVAGLVVVASLAGAPGTALAQSDDELVTLTIEVVNPSSNQRLGGVTLVATWNGGEERVTTASNGQALIDVPEAATVEITTDDDQYTRNEPYRIRVATERSHTIEVSRKADLDVVVNDAEGPVANARVTLSQDGVEVVSGRTDSDGLYQSGTVAQGEYTLAVVKPGYYRTTQDIVVAGSPERTVSIERGRVDYDVVVEDPHFDPARPVADATVSVQGVGEVQTDDNGAATQLLPVNSRLEVTVSKEGYETATETVTTNESESSLVFELSREATLSLTPVNTRVVVGEVVPVEVTNAYGEPASGVTVRLDGEAVARTDENGRATVRIESGGEHELTARGGGATSEAVTVRGVGEGGETATAETQETTEPETTRATTAPAGDSGPSPLTTFGPLVVVVLLIAVGAAYLYRRRRDDAPNPWADDEEEEEPEADDDDEMW from the coding sequence ATGCAGCGGAACGCCCTCATCGTCGCCGGACTCGTCGTCGTCGCGTCACTGGCCGGAGCCCCTGGGACCGCCCTCGCCCAGTCGGACGACGAACTGGTGACGTTGACAATCGAGGTGGTGAACCCCTCGTCGAACCAGCGGCTCGGCGGCGTGACGCTGGTGGCGACCTGGAACGGAGGAGAAGAACGAGTCACGACGGCGTCGAACGGCCAGGCGCTCATCGACGTTCCCGAGGCCGCGACCGTCGAGATAACCACCGACGACGACCAGTACACCCGCAACGAGCCGTACCGAATCCGCGTCGCAACCGAGCGGTCACACACCATCGAGGTGTCGCGGAAGGCCGACCTCGACGTGGTCGTCAACGACGCGGAGGGACCGGTCGCGAACGCCCGTGTCACCCTCTCGCAGGACGGGGTCGAGGTGGTCAGCGGCCGAACCGACTCCGACGGCCTGTACCAGTCGGGGACGGTCGCACAGGGCGAGTACACGCTCGCCGTCGTGAAGCCCGGCTACTACCGCACCACGCAGGATATCGTCGTCGCCGGGTCGCCCGAACGGACGGTCTCCATCGAACGCGGCCGCGTCGACTACGACGTCGTCGTCGAGGACCCCCACTTCGACCCGGCGCGACCCGTCGCGGACGCGACCGTCTCGGTGCAGGGGGTCGGCGAGGTCCAGACGGACGACAACGGGGCGGCGACGCAGCTCCTGCCCGTCAACAGCCGGCTCGAAGTGACCGTCTCGAAGGAGGGGTACGAGACGGCCACCGAGACGGTCACGACCAACGAGAGCGAGAGCTCGCTCGTCTTCGAACTCAGCCGTGAGGCGACCCTCTCGCTCACGCCGGTGAACACGCGGGTCGTCGTCGGCGAAGTCGTCCCCGTCGAGGTGACGAACGCCTACGGCGAACCGGCGTCGGGAGTGACGGTCCGACTCGACGGCGAGGCGGTCGCACGGACGGACGAGAACGGCCGCGCGACGGTCCGCATCGAATCGGGCGGCGAGCACGAACTGACCGCGCGCGGCGGCGGGGCGACGTCCGAGGCAGTGACCGTCCGGGGTGTCGGCGAGGGTGGGGAGACGGCTACCGCAGAGACACAGGAGACGACGGAGCCCGAGACCACCCGTGCGACGACCGCTCCGGCGGGTGACTCCGGTCCCTCCCCGCTCACCACGTTCGGACCGCTCGTCGTGGTCGTACTCCTGATCGCGGTCGGTGCGGCGTACCTCTACCGACGGCGACGCGACGACGCGCCCAACCCGTGGGCCGACGACGAGGAGGAAGAAGAGCCGGAGGCGGACGACGACGACGAGATGTGGTAA
- a CDS encoding alanyl-tRNA editing protein, producing MHSRASEEPDVRTFEAEVTAVDGSTVVLDRTWFYPEGGGQPADRGTLAGETVVDVQARDGRVEHTLGTDPDGVAVAAGDTVEARIDDEFRTYCMRAHTASHVLYGAGRRLLDDLGYGGFGIGDEKVRVDFATSTDVDDAVLVELERLVNRAVWESRPVSWEEIPTEEARNREEVAFNTKTEGGVMADSDSIRVVTVDGWDVAACGGTHVSNTRVIGPVSVLERSNPGEGLTRVEFAVGEPGIDHRATVHGAALDAARELGVGVADLADGVGSLRDENERLSAELSELRGDLLDGRLRSFEAVDREGVAWRVGSVDGFDANAAGEAAKRVASDGEVVAAVGGEGRPFVVVASSSAVNAGDVVDSVTERFGGGGGGGPPFAQGGGLDAAPEEVVAFLREGDDVAE from the coding sequence GTGCACTCACGAGCCTCAGAGGAGCCCGACGTCAGGACGTTCGAAGCCGAGGTGACGGCGGTCGACGGGTCGACCGTCGTCTTGGACAGGACCTGGTTCTACCCCGAAGGTGGAGGCCAGCCGGCCGACCGCGGGACGCTCGCGGGCGAGACAGTGGTCGACGTCCAGGCCCGTGACGGCCGGGTCGAACACACCCTCGGGACCGACCCGGACGGCGTCGCGGTCGCCGCGGGCGACACGGTCGAGGCGCGAATCGACGACGAGTTCCGGACGTACTGCATGCGTGCGCACACCGCGAGCCACGTCCTCTACGGTGCCGGGCGGCGGCTCCTCGACGACCTCGGCTACGGCGGTTTCGGCATCGGGGACGAAAAGGTCCGCGTCGACTTCGCCACCTCGACGGACGTCGACGACGCCGTCCTCGTCGAACTGGAACGGCTCGTCAACCGCGCGGTGTGGGAGTCCCGCCCCGTCTCGTGGGAGGAGATACCCACCGAGGAAGCCCGTAACCGCGAAGAGGTCGCGTTCAACACCAAGACCGAGGGTGGGGTGATGGCCGACTCGGATTCGATCAGAGTCGTGACCGTCGACGGCTGGGACGTCGCCGCCTGCGGGGGGACGCACGTCTCGAACACGCGCGTCATCGGCCCCGTCTCGGTCCTCGAACGCTCCAACCCCGGCGAGGGGCTCACCCGCGTCGAGTTCGCCGTCGGCGAACCCGGCATCGACCACCGCGCGACAGTCCACGGGGCGGCGCTCGACGCCGCGCGCGAACTCGGCGTCGGCGTGGCCGACCTCGCCGACGGCGTCGGATCGCTCCGCGACGAGAACGAGCGGCTCTCGGCGGAACTGTCGGAGCTTCGCGGTGACCTCCTCGACGGCCGACTCCGGTCGTTCGAGGCGGTCGACCGGGAGGGCGTCGCCTGGCGCGTCGGAAGCGTCGACGGGTTCGACGCGAACGCCGCGGGCGAGGCCGCAAAGCGGGTCGCGAGCGATGGTGAGGTCGTCGCCGCCGTCGGCGGCGAGGGGCGACCGTTCGTCGTGGTCGCGTCGTCGTCGGCTGTCAACGCGGGCGACGTCGTCGACAGCGTGACTGAGCGGTTCGGCGGCGGTGGCGGCGGCGGGCCGCCGTTCGCACAGGGCGGTGGGCTCGATGCCGCCCCCGAGGAGGTCGTGGCGTTCCTCCGCGAGGGTGACGACGTCGCCGAGTAG
- a CDS encoding helix-turn-helix domain-containing protein, producing MAKYSTGSGGGGDAGDACELCGKETGDLRRANVAGADLLVCGSCAPHGDQRGGGGGRDRSGSGDGSDDSGFEGNRKKRAAQRAAKMYDKQKGDPTHWEKEGTNYEKDRLPYLVSGYGDIAEEARQAEGLQLEELATELDVDEADLLAVEQGRASRAGVGGSVIRALENRLDVRLIDE from the coding sequence ATGGCTAAATACTCGACAGGCTCGGGTGGCGGCGGCGATGCCGGTGACGCCTGCGAGCTCTGCGGGAAGGAGACCGGCGACCTGCGACGTGCGAACGTCGCGGGCGCGGACCTCCTCGTCTGCGGCTCCTGTGCGCCTCACGGTGACCAGCGCGGCGGGGGTGGGGGACGCGACCGGAGCGGCTCGGGCGACGGAAGCGACGACTCCGGATTCGAGGGCAACCGGAAGAAGCGTGCGGCCCAGCGTGCGGCGAAGATGTACGACAAGCAGAAGGGCGACCCGACCCACTGGGAGAAGGAGGGGACGAACTACGAGAAGGACCGCCTCCCCTATCTGGTTTCGGGCTACGGCGACATCGCCGAAGAGGCCCGACAGGCCGAGGGCCTCCAACTCGAAGAGCTGGCGACCGAACTCGACGTCGACGAGGCCGACCTGCTCGCCGTCGAACAGGGCCGAGCGTCACGGGCAGGCGTCGGTGGCTCCGTCATCCGGGCGCTGGAGAACCGACTCGACGTCCGACTCATCGACGAGTAA
- a CDS encoding DUF420 domain-containing protein: MELRARVRGHVRELTALLTAVSLALVFGAALGAVPRTVLPRAPDAVFAVIPHVNAVISTVAIVTILLGVRAIRAGNWRRHRAFMLASLVLFVAFLALYLYKVSVQGPAPFPGPDTVYRFVYLPTLAVHVVLAIVCLPLLYYVALLALTRSVAELRRTAHARFGRIAAALWLVSFVLGNVVYAMLYLVY; encoded by the coding sequence ATGGAACTCCGTGCCCGTGTACGCGGTCACGTCCGCGAACTCACCGCGCTGCTCACCGCCGTCTCGCTCGCGCTCGTCTTCGGCGCGGCGCTCGGTGCCGTCCCGCGGACGGTCCTGCCGCGGGCACCGGACGCCGTCTTCGCCGTCATCCCGCACGTCAACGCCGTCATCAGCACCGTCGCCATCGTCACCATCCTCCTCGGCGTCCGCGCGATCAGGGCGGGCAACTGGCGACGCCACCGGGCGTTCATGCTCGCCTCGCTCGTGCTCTTCGTCGCGTTCCTCGCGCTGTATCTCTACAAGGTGAGCGTCCAGGGTCCCGCGCCGTTCCCCGGCCCCGACACGGTGTATCGGTTCGTCTACCTCCCGACGCTCGCCGTCCACGTCGTCCTCGCCATCGTCTGTCTCCCCCTGCTCTACTACGTCGCTCTCCTCGCGCTCACCCGGTCGGTCGCCGAACTCCGGCGGACGGCCCACGCGCGGTTCGGTCGTATCGCCGCCGCGCTGTGGCTCGTCTCGTTCGTCCTCGGCAACGTCGTGTACGCGATGCTGTACCTCGTCTACTGA
- a CDS encoding halocyanin domain-containing protein gives MSRTRLVTTDRRTVLKTLGVAAAGTLAGCAGSASSGDSAESSGGDGGDTAGTTGTPTATDGSGGADSTPDSGSSDGATTGDDSGSGAGSSVSFDGWFDGVANFDGVSDRTGQSEVAVTVGAEGNGGAYAFAPAAVRVSPGTTVVWTWTGEGASHDVVAEDGRFESELVAEEDHTFSHTFEGSGTVKYACTPHRALGMKGAVVVEG, from the coding sequence ATGAGCCGAACCCGTCTCGTCACGACCGACCGCCGAACCGTGCTGAAGACGCTCGGTGTCGCCGCCGCGGGCACGCTCGCCGGCTGTGCGGGGTCCGCGTCGTCCGGCGACTCCGCCGAGTCCAGCGGCGGTGACGGAGGTGACACAGCCGGCACGACGGGGACGCCGACTGCGACCGACGGCAGCGGTGGCGCCGACTCCACCCCCGACTCCGGTTCCAGCGACGGAGCCACGACGGGCGACGACTCGGGGTCGGGGGCCGGTTCCTCGGTCTCGTTCGACGGCTGGTTCGACGGCGTCGCCAACTTCGACGGCGTTTCCGACCGGACCGGCCAGTCGGAGGTGGCGGTGACCGTCGGCGCCGAGGGCAACGGCGGCGCCTACGCGTTCGCTCCGGCCGCGGTCCGGGTGAGTCCGGGGACGACGGTCGTCTGGACGTGGACCGGTGAGGGTGCGTCGCACGACGTCGTCGCCGAGGACGGCCGCTTCGAGAGCGAACTCGTCGCCGAGGAGGACCACACGTTCTCGCACACGTTCGAGGGGTCGGGGACGGTGAAATACGCCTGTACGCCGCACCGGGCGCTCGGCATGAAGGGTGCGGTCGTCGTCGAGGGATGA
- a CDS encoding Htur_1727 family rSAM-partnered candidate RiPP, with amino-acid sequence MNDDQTGRSRVDAPRHDGVDEWEVFLRTEPTEPLFHAGSVTAATAEAAHEHAGALFEDAESIWLCPTDDVARFTTRTLGDGAADETDGGETASEGRRDADRSTEATS; translated from the coding sequence ATGAACGACGACCAGACCGGCCGTTCACGCGTCGACGCGCCCCGACACGACGGCGTCGACGAGTGGGAGGTGTTCTTGCGGACCGAACCGACCGAACCGCTCTTTCACGCCGGGAGCGTGACCGCAGCGACCGCCGAGGCGGCGCACGAACACGCCGGCGCTCTGTTCGAGGACGCCGAGAGCATCTGGCTCTGCCCGACCGACGACGTCGCGCGCTTTACCACCCGAACGCTCGGCGACGGTGCCGCCGACGAGACCGACGGCGGCGAGACGGCATCGGAGGGACGTCGTGACGCCGACCGGTCGACGGAGGCCACGTCATGA
- a CDS encoding TIGR04347 family pseudo-SAM/SPASM protein, producing the protein MISVSKLLCGGVAEGDGLRYDDAAEADVEQIREERQQRPVVVWNVTKGCNLACKHCYADAEAKRAPGELTTREGKTLLDDLADYGVPVVLFSGGEPLVREDLVDLVAYAADRGIRPVLSTNGTLMTPGRARKLKEAGLAYAGVSVDGLPDRNDEFRGQEGAFDAAVDGIEACLDAGLKTGLRYTVTEANRPDLEGVVDLLRDVGLDRFCFYHLDYGGRGAGIREVDLSPERRRETVEAVCDLTRQYHRSGEEIETLLVGNYCDAAFLVEYAREHIGREAAERVRRYLEVNGGDPTGERVADVDYQGNVHLTQFWQGYSLGNVRDRSFAHIWDDESNPLLRRLREREEHLSGRCADCRYQDVCRGASRLRALAVHGDPFAPDPQCYLTPAERGEDNTGGPGRRVDAD; encoded by the coding sequence ATGATCTCGGTGAGCAAACTGCTCTGTGGCGGCGTCGCCGAGGGCGATGGGCTCCGGTACGACGACGCCGCGGAGGCCGACGTCGAGCAGATTCGCGAGGAGAGACAGCAGCGACCCGTCGTCGTCTGGAACGTCACGAAGGGGTGTAACCTCGCCTGCAAGCACTGCTACGCCGACGCCGAGGCGAAGCGGGCACCGGGCGAACTCACGACCAGGGAGGGGAAGACGCTCCTCGACGACCTCGCCGACTACGGCGTGCCGGTGGTGCTCTTCTCGGGCGGCGAACCGCTCGTCAGAGAGGACCTCGTGGACCTCGTCGCGTACGCGGCCGACCGCGGGATTCGGCCGGTCCTCTCGACGAACGGGACGCTCATGACGCCCGGGCGGGCGCGGAAGCTGAAGGAGGCGGGACTCGCGTACGCCGGCGTCTCCGTCGACGGCCTCCCCGACCGGAACGACGAGTTCCGCGGGCAGGAGGGAGCGTTCGACGCCGCCGTCGACGGCATCGAAGCGTGTCTCGACGCCGGGTTGAAAACGGGCCTCCGGTACACGGTGACGGAGGCGAACCGCCCCGACCTGGAGGGGGTCGTCGACCTGCTCCGCGACGTCGGCCTCGACCGCTTCTGCTTCTACCACCTCGACTACGGCGGGAGAGGCGCCGGCATCCGAGAGGTCGACCTCTCGCCCGAGCGTCGCCGCGAGACGGTCGAAGCGGTCTGTGACCTCACCCGCCAGTATCACCGGTCGGGCGAGGAGATAGAGACTCTCCTGGTCGGCAACTACTGCGACGCCGCCTTTCTGGTCGAGTACGCCCGCGAGCACATCGGGCGCGAGGCGGCCGAGCGGGTGCGCCGCTACCTCGAAGTGAACGGCGGCGACCCGACGGGCGAGCGCGTCGCCGACGTCGACTATCAGGGGAACGTCCACCTCACGCAGTTCTGGCAGGGCTACTCGCTCGGGAACGTCCGCGACCGTTCCTTCGCGCACATCTGGGACGACGAGTCGAACCCGCTCCTGCGACGGCTCCGCGAGCGCGAGGAACACCTCTCGGGGCGGTGTGCCGACTGCCGGTATCAGGACGTCTGCCGCGGGGCCTCGCGCCTGCGGGCGCTCGCGGTCCACGGCGACCCCTTCGCCCCCGACCCGCAGTGTTATCTCACGCCCGCGGAACGGGGCGAGGATAACACCGGTGGACCGGGACGGCGCGTCGACGCAGACTGA
- a CDS encoding MBL fold metallo-hydrolase — MAQQFPDLGHEVPEISAETLKERLDAGEEWTLLDTRRPADFAAWQLSHPNIEAVNVPFTAFLNGDDPADGVPEGVPPKDADRPLVTCCAKGISSLYVAEFLTRAGWDVYGLADGMEGWARLYESRAVDSSADATVIQYHRPSSGCLAYLVVSGGEALVVDPLRAFADRYVADVRELGAAVVGVADTHVHADHVSGLREVADATGAERFLPAGAAERGLAFDATLLSDGDELRVGDATVAVVALPGHTTEMTGYLVDDVLLAGDSVFVDSVARPDLEDADVEAVERAARALYGTVRTIGSMPDDRVVASNHAGPETSRSEDGTYTARVGDLRESLAAFSLDEDEFVARVTDDLPPQPNEYQRIIAANLGRERVNDDEAFELELGPNNCAAG; from the coding sequence ATGGCTCAGCAGTTCCCCGACCTCGGACACGAGGTTCCCGAAATCAGCGCCGAGACGCTGAAAGAGCGACTCGACGCGGGCGAGGAGTGGACGCTGCTCGACACACGGCGCCCGGCGGACTTCGCCGCGTGGCAGCTCTCCCATCCCAACATCGAGGCGGTGAACGTCCCCTTCACGGCGTTTCTGAACGGGGACGACCCGGCCGACGGCGTTCCCGAGGGAGTGCCGCCGAAGGACGCCGACCGGCCGCTCGTCACCTGCTGTGCGAAGGGCATCTCGAGCCTCTACGTCGCCGAGTTCCTCACCCGCGCGGGGTGGGACGTCTACGGCCTGGCGGACGGGATGGAGGGGTGGGCGCGGCTGTACGAGTCACGCGCGGTCGATTCGAGCGCGGACGCGACCGTGATCCAGTACCACCGCCCCTCGTCGGGGTGTCTCGCGTACCTCGTCGTCTCCGGCGGGGAGGCGCTCGTCGTCGACCCGCTCCGGGCGTTCGCCGACCGGTACGTCGCGGACGTTCGCGAACTCGGCGCGGCAGTCGTCGGCGTCGCCGACACCCACGTCCACGCCGACCACGTCAGCGGCCTGCGAGAGGTCGCCGACGCGACCGGCGCCGAGCGGTTCCTCCCGGCGGGCGCGGCAGAGCGCGGGCTGGCGTTCGACGCCACGCTCCTCTCCGACGGCGACGAGCTACGGGTGGGCGACGCGACCGTAGCGGTCGTGGCGCTCCCGGGCCACACGACGGAGATGACGGGCTACCTCGTCGACGACGTTCTCCTCGCGGGCGACTCGGTGTTCGTCGACAGCGTGGCCCGACCGGACCTCGAAGACGCCGACGTCGAGGCCGTCGAACGGGCTGCCCGCGCCCTGTACGGGACGGTCCGCACCATCGGGTCGATGCCCGACGACCGGGTCGTCGCGTCGAACCACGCGGGGCCGGAGACCTCACGGAGCGAGGACGGAACGTACACGGCGCGCGTGGGCGACCTCCGCGAGTCGCTCGCGGCGTTCTCGCTGGACGAGGACGAGTTCGTCGCACGCGTGACCGACGACCTGCCGCCGCAGCCGAACGAGTATCAGCGGATCATCGCGGCCAACCTCGGGCGCGAACGAGTGAACGACGACGAGGCGTTCGAACTCGAACTCGGGCCGAACAACTGCGCGGCCGGCTGA
- a CDS encoding nitric-oxide reductase large subunit codes for MKIRRRTIARVLVAVFVFNLVVMGAGAYLAYEQAPPIPERVEGPDGETISTERDIQAGKAVFQRDGMMNHGSILGNGAYFGEDYTADALDLKTEYMKAYYARERYGGAYESLSAEERAAVDSLVETDLDQGYDGGPIEYSAAEAWAHQQVRETYVERYHDGAPERGVPAGMISSEEEARDFADFALWTAWAAHTERPGSTHTYTNDWPYAPDAGNEPTGASMTWSVVAMILLVGAAGLGIWLYRSVDLPEPEREAIDVPRPGDIDLVPSQMAALSFVPVAALLFCAQVLLGGLLAHFYVERAAFFGLGELLGVNVLQILPFALAKTWHIDLGVLWIATLWLGAGLFLPALLTGYEPENQGRYVYGLLGALVVVAVGGLAGIWLGAQGYIDGPLWWILGNEGLEYLEVGKLWQAGLLLGFLAWAALVARGFRPLLKREERYGLAHMILYAGGSIALLFVAGFLYTPTTNIVVTEFWRWWVVHMWVEGAFEFFIVAIVGITLVSMNLLQRKSAEKAVMFEALLVMSTGVIGVSHHYWWVGLPDLWVPIGSAFSTLELLPLVFILFEALNEYRSLVGQGEAFPYTLPFMFIIASGVWNFVGAGVLGFFINLPLVNYYEHGTYLTVGHAHAAMFGAFGFLAIGMATYMLRIATREWSGRRLRWAFWLWNAGLTLMVFVSVLPVGFLQLETAFTASYDAARSLAFYQRDVVQLLFWARMPGDTMLIAGTLLFAYDVLDKLRSRREVTAPEDLRLPGPAQSLRSDD; via the coding sequence ATGAAGATACGCAGACGAACCATCGCGCGCGTGCTGGTCGCCGTCTTCGTGTTCAACCTCGTCGTGATGGGTGCCGGGGCGTACCTCGCGTACGAACAGGCCCCGCCCATCCCCGAGCGGGTCGAGGGACCGGACGGCGAGACGATTTCGACCGAACGAGACATCCAGGCCGGCAAGGCCGTCTTCCAGCGGGACGGCATGATGAACCACGGCTCGATACTCGGCAACGGCGCGTACTTCGGCGAGGACTACACCGCCGACGCGCTGGACCTGAAGACGGAGTACATGAAGGCGTACTACGCCCGCGAGCGCTACGGGGGCGCGTACGAGTCGCTCTCCGCCGAGGAGCGAGCAGCCGTCGATAGCCTCGTCGAGACCGACCTCGACCAGGGGTACGACGGCGGACCCATCGAGTACTCCGCGGCCGAAGCCTGGGCACATCAGCAGGTGCGTGAGACCTACGTCGAGAGATATCACGACGGCGCGCCCGAGCGGGGTGTCCCCGCGGGCATGATCTCCTCCGAAGAGGAGGCGCGCGACTTCGCCGACTTCGCGCTCTGGACCGCGTGGGCCGCCCATACCGAGCGGCCGGGGTCGACCCACACCTACACCAACGACTGGCCGTACGCGCCCGACGCGGGCAACGAACCCACGGGCGCGTCGATGACGTGGTCGGTCGTCGCGATGATCCTCCTCGTCGGTGCAGCGGGACTCGGCATCTGGCTCTACCGCTCGGTCGACCTGCCCGAACCCGAGCGCGAGGCTATCGACGTGCCCCGCCCGGGCGACATCGACCTCGTACCGAGTCAGATGGCGGCGCTGTCGTTCGTCCCCGTCGCCGCCTTGCTGTTCTGTGCCCAGGTGCTCTTGGGAGGGCTGCTCGCACACTTCTACGTCGAGCGCGCCGCCTTTTTCGGTCTCGGCGAACTCCTGGGAGTGAACGTCCTCCAGATCCTGCCCTTCGCCCTCGCGAAGACCTGGCACATCGACCTCGGCGTGCTGTGGATCGCCACGCTGTGGCTCGGCGCGGGGCTGTTCCTCCCGGCGCTCCTGACCGGTTACGAACCCGAGAATCAGGGCCGGTACGTCTACGGCTTGCTGGGCGCGCTCGTCGTCGTCGCCGTCGGCGGCCTCGCCGGTATCTGGCTCGGCGCACAGGGCTACATCGACGGCCCGCTCTGGTGGATTCTGGGGAACGAGGGGCTCGAATACCTCGAAGTGGGGAAGCTCTGGCAGGCCGGCCTCCTCCTCGGGTTCCTCGCGTGGGCCGCGCTCGTCGCGCGCGGGTTCAGACCCCTCCTGAAGCGCGAGGAGCGGTACGGCCTCGCGCACATGATCCTGTACGCCGGCGGCTCTATCGCCCTGCTGTTCGTCGCGGGCTTCCTCTACACGCCGACGACGAACATCGTCGTCACCGAGTTCTGGCGGTGGTGGGTCGTCCACATGTGGGTCGAGGGCGCGTTCGAGTTCTTCATCGTCGCCATCGTCGGCATCACCCTCGTCTCAATGAACCTCCTGCAGCGGAAGTCGGCGGAGAAGGCCGTCATGTTCGAGGCGCTCTTGGTCATGAGCACGGGCGTCATCGGCGTCTCACACCACTACTGGTGGGTCGGCCTCCCCGACCTCTGGGTGCCCATCGGGAGCGCCTTCTCGACGCTCGAACTCCTCCCGCTCGTCTTCATCCTCTTCGAGGCGCTGAACGAGTACCGCTCGCTCGTCGGCCAGGGCGAGGCGTTCCCCTACACCCTGCCGTTCATGTTTATCATCGCCTCGGGGGTGTGGAACTTCGTCGGCGCGGGCGTCCTGGGCTTCTTCATCAACCTCCCCCTGGTGAACTACTACGAGCACGGCACCTACCTCACGGTGGGTCACGCCCACGCCGCGATGTTCGGCGCGTTCGGCTTCCTCGCCATCGGCATGGCGACGTACATGCTCCGCATCGCCACGAGAGAGTGGTCGGGTCGGCGACTCCGGTGGGCGTTCTGGCTCTGGAACGCCGGCCTCACACTCATGGTGTTCGTGTCTGTGCTCCCCGTGGGGTTCCTCCAGTTGGAGACGGCCTTTACCGCCAGCTACGACGCCGCGCGGAGCCTCGCGTTCTACCAGCGTGACGTCGTCCAGTTGCTGTTCTGGGCGCGTATGCCGGGCGACACGATGCTCATCGCCGGTACCCTCCTCTTCGCGTACGACGTGCTCGACAAACTCCGCTCGCGGCGTGAGGTGACCGCGCCCGAGGACCTGCGGCTTCCCGGGCCGGCCCAGTCGTTACGGAGCGACGACTGA